Genomic window (Capricornis sumatraensis isolate serow.1 chromosome 16, serow.2, whole genome shotgun sequence):
AGCCTCTTCTCAGGGAAGAGACCCTCTGTGTCCTGCCTCTCTCTTGAGCCCTCTAGTGACTCAGTCAAGGGCCAGCTGTCCTTAATCTGTGGGCCCTGAAGTACCATCTGGTCTCAGCCCAGGGTTTTGctgtcccccttcccctcccctagcCCGGTTTCCAGAACAAATGCTGAGGTGCCCACCTTTGATGTTGATGATGCTGATCTCCCCAAAGTAGAGCCCTGCACCAAGCACAGCATACTGGGTGACACCATCGTCGGCCACCACGGCCAGCTGACCCTCTCGGATGATGTACATCTCTCGGCCAATGTCCCCTTTGCGGCAGACATATTCACCCGGCGAGTAGGTCTGGGgctgcagcttcagcaccagCTCCTCCAGCAGGCTGGCCTCACAGTTTTGGAAGATCTGTACCCGCCTCAGGGTAGGCAGGTGCACAGACATGGCCACTTCTGCCCGCAACCGCTCGGGCAAGTGCTGTAAGATGGCTACCTCATTGGTCATCTTCTTGTTGATCTGCAGGTGCTGGTACCTGGGGAGGATGGTAGTGGCAGTCCTCACCAGGTCCCTTACATGCCTCCCTCTGCATTTTCCATCAGGGTTCTCAGCTCAGCTTCAGCCAAGAACCCAACCACACTGAGGTCTGACAAGGGTCATGGGAATACTTGACAGTTGGTTGATAAATATCTTTAGTCCACTATCTCCTGGTCATAGAcatattttgacctcttctctCTCATCCAGGGCCTGGAAGCCTTTATACAGTGGATAGACCCTTAATTCCCATCAGGCTTTACCCACCCACCATTCCATGATGTCTTGTACCATTCCACTAAAAATGGTGACTACTTCAGTCACCAAGCCCCATCTTCTTTAGAGGTCTTCTGTTCTATGTCCCTAACTTGGTGACACTTCCCTTTGTTCACCCTACAGTATGGACTCCATGACATAGTCAACCATCTTGTTGTTGGTCATCCCCTGAGGAGTATTGCTTTTACCTCTTACACCTTCCAGGACCTTCTGAGTCCCACCAGGTGGTGGCAGTTTCCATTTCCGGGTTCTGGGTTAGCTTTCCTTGTGTATGAGTTCATCTCCCTGTCAGTCTCTTACCCAACCCCTCTCCTTAAGTCCATACCCAGTTAATGGAGGACATCCTTTTCCAAGTTCCACCCAGTGAACCCTCCAATGAATATACCATATCCTCAGTGCCCTGCTTGACCCACCAGGCAGTAAGAACCCAGTTACCTTCCTCAGAGTCTATCCTACACACCTCTCCCTGTCCTGGTCTGGAACCCCAGCATCCTCACCAGTCAATGACTCTCCGCTCCAGCCGGCGGTTGACATGATTCAGCTTCATGTACTTCTTCACCAGTGCGTGGTCTGGGTAGAAGGCTGCATCTGCTGTGTTCATGTTGTAGATGACAGAGCTCATGCTACCCATGATGGTGGCGAAACCCATGACGGCCAGCAGGAAGTCGCCCACCATGAAGAGGTACTCCTCCTCCCGGGCTGGCAGCGGTGTGTCGCCCACGGTGGTCAGGATCAGCGTGGAGAAGTAAAAGCTGTAGAGGTACTGGCGCCGCAGCCGCTCAAAGCCAGGCTGCGCGGGGTCGGGGTACACCCAGATGTCACGCCCAAAGCCCAGGTACCGGGACAGGGCAAAGTAGAGGCAGCTGTTCCAATGGATGACCACAAAAATGTAAAGCATCAGCTTGGCGATGCGGAAGGCGTTCGGGTAAGCTGTGCGGGTCTCCATGCGGTCAAAGGCCTCAAAAAGGCGGGGTGCTCGCAGAAAGCGATTTAGCCTCAGCGTGGGGGTGTGTGGACCCAGACTCACGTAGGCAACATCCGTGGGCAACAGGGAAACCAGgtccaagaagaagctccaagtGCGAACGTAGCGACTCGAGATCCTACCTTTGTCCACCACCAGGATGCCCTGTTCTAAGAATcctggtgggggaagggggctcAGCCATGGGTGGGGTCAGGTATGGGGTGGAGTCGGGGCACCTTCCTGCTCCAGTAATGAGGTTGAGGGTGGGTAGCCCAGGGCAGCACAGGAAGACAGTTACAGGGCCAGGATGGGGTTGGGCCTAACCCTGCTCCAGGGTTTCTGGGGTGAGGACTGGGGTATTGTAAACACAGAGACATGTGACAGTGCTATGAGGGAGGGGGTCACTTTCTTGTTACTAAGAGGCTCTCCTTAGGAAGGGAACGTGGAAGGAAGGTCAGTCCTGAGACTCACTGACCAGTGTGGAAGCGCACCACGATGTCCAGGAGGTAGAACAGGTCACTCGTGTAGTCCATCACTAACCAGGCCACCAGATAACCGTGCTGCAAGTCAGGGAAACAGGCTCTGCATGGTAGGGACAGAGGGGATTGGCTTAAGGGATCCCTCTGTGTGTGAGGTATTGTCCCCAAGCGGCTGAGCACTAAACCTGGGCCCTTGCATTGGCTCCGCCCCCACAACAGCCCCAAGCAAGGGTTCGCCCTCTTCCTGGGCCCCACTCTTTATCCCTGGTCTCTGCTTAGGGCCCTTTCCATAGCGCCAAACCTGCACACCACGATGATGAGGTTATACATTACTGGGAAGACCATTGTGTTCAGCCACCAGTAATAGTAATCCCCAGATGGGTCCAGGACTGGCGGAGACTTCCTGTGGGCAAGAGAAGTCGGGTTTCATTTATCCATGGCTCGCTGTTGCCCTTGCCACCAGCGGCAGCAGGGAGGGATCAGGCTCCATCTGGTGAGGCAGACAGATAGACCTGGGGGACCAGGATTTCTCACCTGGCCTTGGTCAGGACAGGAGGGCTGGACGCTGTCGTCTTCACTTTGCTGTCCTGGCTCATGGTTCTGTGGCCTGCTGCCTGGGGCTGTGATATCCAGGGCTTCTGCCTGCAGGTGGTTTCAGGAAGTGGGGGCTAGGGCCTGCCTGTCCGGAAGAAGCTGCCCTTGGTCTCCAGCTGCAATTCCTCCCTCTTTGGCTTCTGAAGCTCTTAGCAACGCCACCAGAGCCAGACGCTACTGAAAGGGTGGAAGCCGTGTGGCTCCAGCGCTCCACCCTGTCTCCTAGGGCCCAGGTTTACACCTACCCAACTAAACATCTCTAATGAGGTCCTTGGAGATGGTGGGGGTGTATGCCTCAGAGGTAAGGCTAAACCTTGTCTCCCTCCACCTTCCTCAAAGCTGAGCTACATAAGGGCTTTCTAGTGGGGAGACTTGGTTGCCTGTGTAGGTTTAGGAATTCATTCTGTTTTACCTTGTGCAAGTTCCCAGCTTGAAcctcattttttattcttttaacatcCATGTACTGGCAGGTGTGTCAGGTATCAGGTGCTGACCTAGTCTCCAGGGACAGAGAATGCCTGTCATATCAATGTGAGCTCTGGCTCCATTACTTGCACCCTTGTCTACATCCTTCCTGCTGCATGAGTGTGATGGGGGCCATCCTGTGGCATTTTGGTCCTCATCCCCCTCCTGTTACCTCTTGTGCCTGATCTCACCAGTTATTTCCTGTGTTTTCTAAATCCTTAACctctttcagttttctctttctgtgaacaGGCTTAAACCTCCCATaccagaaaaaattttaaaaaaatcctgaaaattcTCCCTCAGCTTGATGTCCCTTTCACTAATATCATCTTTCTCAAAAAGTCATAATCAAAACACCTGCTCTGTGCCACATCAAAATTATGCAAAGTATTGGAGATGAAAGATGAATGAAACACATTCCTTGTGCTCCATAAACTCGAAGTCTAGTAGGGGGAAGCGGCAGGTAGATAGGCAGTTATATATTAGTCTGATGAGTACTCAATTAGGTGGGTACACAGAGAGTTATTACAGTGCATAGGAAAGGTTCCAGTTGAAACTGGGTTCTGTAGGATGAATAGGAGTTAGTTAAGCGTAGAGATGGAAGAGTGAAGAGTGCTACAGGCAAAGTGCAAAGAGCATGGAAAGGCACAGAGATTTCAAAAAGCATAGGTGACTAGGGGAACATCAGTTGGTTTTTGTAGCGAATCTGAGAGGCTAGTGCTGAAAGATGAGGCTGAATGGTTGACAGGCGACAGCTCAGGGAGAGCTTTGTCAGCCATGCTATAAAGCTAATAGCTTATCTAAAAGCAATGGAGAATGCATGAAATGTTTTGCACAGTTAAGTGATATGGTTAGATTTGTGTTTTCAGAGAGTGTCTTCGAAGAAACATCTATAGTCTAcaacagtatattttattttcttgaaaactgCTTTTCCCATGACTCATATTGATACCATAATTTCttggttttctgtttatttcttcttagtCTCTTTCATAAGCCCCTCTGCCTATCCCTCCTGTTTTGGTGAGTTTTCCTGGATGCTGATGGACTCTCTTTCTATCCTCCCAACTCTCTTTGGTCAATCTGGGTCACCCACAGGATCTCCTTTCCCATCTAATGACTCCCAGTAACTCTCTTTGAGCTCCAGACCAATCTATACCACTAAGTGTTCACAGGATGTCCCCACTCAGATATTGCACAGTTACCTGTAGCCCATTTGGTCTTTTAACTGAGCTCATTATCTTCCCTATCTGTTCTTTCTCTTATGATCCCTATCACTGGCCTTTCAGCCAAAACACTTAGCACTAGTATTGTTACTATTACAATTGTATAATATTgtgacagttttaaaaaattttcaaaaattctctGATACTCCTTTGTGACTGTTTCAGTCAATAGAGTAAAGCAGGAGTGATGTTGTGTGGCTTCTGAGACTAGATCATAAAAGGCCAGGCAGCTTCCTTCTGGTTTTCTTAGAACAGTCACTGTCCAGAAGCTCTCTCAGGATGCTGCCTCTTACAACCGGGCTGCCATGTTGTGAGAAGCTTAAGCCACAGGAACAGTCATGTGCCTGTACTTTGACAGTTCCAGCTGAGCTCAGCCTTCAAGTTATCCCAGTTGTCTCAGGCATCAGACATGTGAGTGAAGAAGCCTCCAGATTATTTCAGTCAGCAGCCTCAAGTCACCCCCACGTGTCTGAATTTTCTAGATGAGGTCCCAGGCATCAGGGAACAGAGATAAGCCATTCCTGCCCTGTCTTATTCAAATTCCCAGAATCTGTGAGCATAATAAAATGACTGTTGTTTTACCCTACTAAGTTTGGGATGATTTGTTATACAGCATAGTAAccagaggactttcctggtggctcagtggcaaagaatccacctgcagtgcaggagtcccaggagatgagggtttgattcctgggtcaggaagatcccctggaggagggcatggcaacccactccagtgtttttgcctttagaatcccatggacagaggagcctggagggctacagtccatagtgttgcaaagagtcagacatgactgaagtgacttatgcATTCAGCGCATAGTAACTAGACCATACATATAGAAAAGTACATATTTCCTAAGTACACAGCTTGATGAATTCCATAGAGTGAACACAGTCATATAACAGGCACTCACATCAAGAGCCCCACTCTGCCCTCTTCTAGGCAGCGTTTCTCCAAGGGTGATCACCAACCTGACTCTTAATCCTATCATTTAGTTTTTCCTGTGCTTGtatttgcttcccaggtggctcagtggtaaggaacctgcctgccaatgcaggagatgcagattggatccatgggttggaaagatcccttggagaaggaaatggcaaatcactccagttttTAATCTTTCCTCTTACTTTCTCTCATATTCATCCAGTCATCAAGCCCTGCTGACCTAATAACCACGTATCCATTTTTTCTACGTCCTTAATATTCCAATTTGGATCTTATCAATCTGATCATAACATTTTTTATGGTTCTGTATTATCCCAAGGATGAAAATCTAAACTCCTTAACATGGTCTACAAAGCTTTGTCCATGTCTTTGACCTCATCTCACAGTGTTTCTTCTGCATGTTCCCTAGGCTCCAGGATAGTTTTCAGAGTACCTCCCACATGTCCTCCATTTTTTCTTGCCTTGTGTTATGTGCTGATCCTTTCTGCTGAAACTtccattactttttctttttaaatactttttcttttgaactaATTTTAGGCTTacaaaaaagttgcaaaaataggaCAGAAAGTCCTTGTAAACTCCTTACTCGTGTTCCCCTGTTATCATCTTAACTAGAGCACAGTGATCAAATCCAGGGAATTAACATTGATGCAATACTTGCAACTAAACTGCAGACCTTATCTGAAACTTTCATTTCTGTCTTACTCTTGCTTGTTTCTAAAGACTGCTCAGACATCATCTTCTCCTAGACGGCTTTCCTAGGCCCCTTCGCTCTTCTTTCCCCTCATTCTCTAAACACTCATAAGACTTGTGTGTGAGGAGTACTGCTCCTTGATGGCAACTACACTACATTGCAATTGTCTATAAAGGCTGAGATCCTGAAGGGAAGAGACTGGTTATAATTGATCTGGAATTCTGCCTGAAAAGGAGGAGCTTACTCCATGTTCCTTGAGAGACTGAAAACGTTAGTGCTCAAGGTATCACAAGGCAGTAGGTGTTGGCGAGCCAACGAAGGGCGGTCATCGCCTGGGTCCTATCCAAGCCGTTCCCGCAGGTGGTGCAAGAAATGAGCTAGACCACTCGCTCTCTGCCTTCTCTAAGGCTCTGCTTTTCCGCAGGTCTAGCTCACCTGCTAACTCCTCCCCTTAGACCTACCTCCCAGTGTTAGCTCCACCCCCTCCACGCCTCCTCTTCCTCTGTAAGCTCCTTTAGGACCTGTGACCCCGCCCCTACCATGTTAGTCGCTCTTTCATCCGGATCTCTGTCCTAAGCCCCGCCCTCCGGCTTTTCCCTGCCTCTTTTAGTCACGTCGCTCTTTAGGTCCCGCCTTCTGCCCTCTGGCTTGACCTTTCCTCCTCAGGCTCCGCCCCCACCCGGTgggcctcctcctccccagagGTCTTCCCCTGTGACACGCGGGAGTCCTTCAGAAGGGCGGGGTTTGCAAGTGCGAGGGGGCGGAACCTGGGGGGAAGAGGCGGTATTCCTTGCTCGGAATGCCGTCGGCGACCCCGCCTCTGCGCTCGGCCGTTGCCAGGAAACAAGCATCGACGCTCTGGCTTTGGCCCGGTCCAGCCAATGAGCTGGCACGCCGCTGCCCAGCGGTGCGTCGCTGGGCGGTTACGTGTGGTGCGCGGGGGCGCGAGTTGCGTgtggcgcggggcggggcgcggctgGTGCGCCTGAGGAGCGATGGCGGCCTGAACTCACCTAGCACCGCGGTGGCAATCGGGCCTGGACAGGGTCGGGGTTCTGTGAGTGAACACTAACTAAGGGCCAGAGGGCCCGGAGAGGCGCGAGAGGGGATGAGGGACTGGGGAATAACGGCACCGAGTTTGGTGACTGCCCTCCTTGTGAGGGTACAGGGTGAGGGGCTGGAACGTGGTGAGGGGCCGGGTGTGAGTGTCTAAGGTAGGGGAGCAAGATTAGAGCCTCGGGTGAGTGGGCAAGTATGGAGCTGGGGTGTATGAAGGACCGGGATGCTTCCTGAGGGGCCAAGTGAAAGGGACTTGTGAACACGGTTTAGTGAGGAGCTGGGGCTCCTGTGGGCAGGAGTGAGGGACAGCCCTGGCTGGACCAGAGTGAGGAGGGGTTGAGGCCTGTGCTGGGAGGGAGAATAGAGAGGGCTAAGGCGGGAACATGCCGACAGCTGGTGAATCAGGAGGGAGCTGAGGGCAGGGCATGGAGGGAGAAACGAGGATTGTGAGACCTAGATAAAGATGAGAGGTCGATTCTGAATGGAGTGTGCTGCCCAGTGAGAGCGATAGTTTTAGGTTGAGTAGGATAGCTTGGGTGGAAATGTGCACTTCGCTCTTCTGCTTCATAGGCTCTACATATTTTGGAGGATCGAAACATGAAGATGTCATGGACAATAGTAACAATGGTAATGAAAATCATTTTTGAGACTTTCTTTAACAGAGTCATCGTTGGAATTCCTCATTTCCTCAAGTTATTCCTTGGGACTGAAGACTTGGCGATGTTCCCTCTCACAGAGATTTTTTTGCCTATGACTGCCTATGTTTGTTTCCTCTTCACCTGATTCTAGGCAACCTTACTCCACTACTGCTCCTTATCTGTGCTGAGCTGTGGGGCTTTGACGGTTGCTTTCTATATCGGACTAGCTGCTTAAAGTTGCTAATTCTACTTTCATGAAAATAATATGGCTTATTACCTACAACGCTGTATTTAGACTTCCAAATAGGATGACTTACAGTTAAGTTAAAACTAATTTATGTACAGTAAActattcatatttaaaatgtacgTTTGATGAGTTCTGACATGTGTTTACatctgtgaaaccatcaccatttTCAAGATCCTGAACATTTCTACCACCCTCAGAAGTTTTTGTCTTATCCCTTTGAAATCATTCCTCCCTTCCCGACATGTTAATTGGTTCACTTTATTAGCATTTTACAGGTCCCATGTTCCTGGCCAACACACGTGCACATGAAAAATTTGAATGTTGTAGAAAGCTGGGTTGGCAGTCAGATAATTGCCACTTCCACACTATTAAAATTCCCTCTCTACTGACAGTCTGCCACAGAGCAGATACCTTCCCAACCTCAGGAAGAGGTTCACCTTCCCTAAACAGACCATTCTCTGAGAATTAGGAGCAGCCCAAGTCCCCATTCTGTTCAAGAATCTGAGCCTTAGAAACAGCCGTTCTGTGGTATGTTTTCATTGCTTCTCTCTGAAGACCTAGCAGATTTTCATGGTAGTGGAACCCTTGGCAATCTTACCTAGACAGAACCCTGTAAAACTTACATGTATAATGAAAGAGTTTTAGGGCAGTGATTCCTAAACGTTGGGTCAAAAACAGTGCCAGTCCATGGTAAAGTTTTCATCTATTCAaggtggaaggagagaaagaaaacatggaaCATGAGTTTTCTGTAAAGATAAACTTATTCTTAGATTATCATTCCTATTCTGGTGTTAAAGTGCTCACTCACTGATGAAATAGTGGTGACAGTAAGTGATGGGTTTTAAAAAAACTGATCTAtttgtcaaaataaaaagtaatgatcctattttaaaaactttaaaatctatttctaCTGGGTCATGAAATTCAGAAACTTAGAGGGATGATGGTGTGGCTGCTGTATTATGTTGAGGAAGCATGCTGCACATGCTTCCTCAGAATTACTGTCTGATATGGATTGCATAGTGATCTCAGGTTTTGCTGGAATTATATAGTTTCCGTGTGAAGTATGTAAGGGCAGGAATTCTTATTTTATAGGTGGAGAATCAAACTGGGGAGCCAGAGATCACAGTGATAAAGTGGCAAAGTCTGGATTCCAGATTTGGTCTCATGAGAGTGACTTGGGGTAGAATAAAGTTTGTAACATAGAGCGAAGGTGATGTGGAATAAAAGGCATGTGATTTATAAGAAGAGTTGTGATGACATGGAGGACATTATActggcaaaatatattttttaaatgatttgtagTTGATATGTTTCCAAAAGAGGTTAAAGAGACTTTGAGGGTGACATAGGTTTGAAGGTTTTGTTTAATAATGTGGCAAAAACAGGAACAGTTGTCCATAATACCTGGGTCACATTGTGATAATAGTAGGTTAGTCAAGTCATATGTCAGAGGGTTCTTAGGGACTGTGCATTCTTGATTGTCTGGAGAAAGCACTAGGTTGGTAAGCTTACTGTTTGGTATACTGAATCTCTGTTGAATTGTAGTGCTTTAAGTGTAGTGGATTTTGCTTTATGATATATAGCTGAGTGATAGATCTGAGAAAATGAAACATAGATGAGGATGATGATGTAGAGATAGACACATGTTTGGAGTGCTGTGTGTAGCCATTTATTCCACCTCTGCTGTGTGCCAGCACTCTGCTAAGTGCTGGGAGgacaaattcattcatttattcgttCAGCAGATACTTCAGCATATAGTCTGCCCTTATGATGTTCACATTTTATGAGATAACAGGATGTCAGTAAATAAGATGTAGTCCTCTGAAGTCTCAGGGAATTTTTAATCTGATTGGGAGAGGTGGACACATGGAAAGATAATTTCAATTTAGAGAGAGAAtgtgaaatgtaaaaatatatcatAGTTAGATGATTACTTCTCTGTATCTAGTCTTAGTTTCTATGTTCCGGTCATATTTACTCAGTGATCTCCTGTATATCTTCACAGGTATCATAGTTAACATGTTCCAAACAGGACtcactgtttttgctttgaatGTCTTCTTTTGTACCATATGGTATATAGCAGTCCAGGCAAGGACTTCAGTGTCATCTTCCATCTTTCTGCTCCTTCACCCCCTCTATGTAGTCCATCACTAAAATCTTAATACATTTCCTTTTATATTCTGTTTGCTTCG
Coding sequences:
- the CNGA4 gene encoding cyclic nucleotide-gated channel alpha-4 yields the protein MSQDSKVKTTASSPPVLTKARKSPPVLDPSGDYYYWWLNTMVFPVMYNLIIVVCRACFPDLQHGYLVAWLVMDYTSDLFYLLDIVVRFHTGFLEQGILVVDKGRISSRYVRTWSFFLDLVSLLPTDVAYVSLGPHTPTLRLNRFLRAPRLFEAFDRMETRTAYPNAFRIAKLMLYIFVVIHWNSCLYFALSRYLGFGRDIWVYPDPAQPGFERLRRQYLYSFYFSTLILTTVGDTPLPAREEEYLFMVGDFLLAVMGFATIMGSMSSVIYNMNTADAAFYPDHALVKKYMKLNHVNRRLERRVIDWYQHLQINKKMTNEVAILQHLPERLRAEVAMSVHLPTLRRVQIFQNCEASLLEELVLKLQPQTYSPGEYVCRKGDIGREMYIIREGQLAVVADDGVTQYAVLGAGLYFGEISIINIKGNMSGNRRTANIKSLGYSDLFCLSKEDLREVLSEYPQAQAIMEEKGREILLKMNKLDVNAEAAEIALQEATEARLRGLDQQLDDLQTKFARLLAELESSALKIAYRIERLEWQTREWPMPEELVEADDEGEPGEGTSKDGEGRAGQEGPPGLE